In a genomic window of Mucilaginibacter sp. KACC 22063:
- a CDS encoding response regulator transcription factor, with protein METRHKTILVADDDTAIVDSISSILNYAGYEVLFVYDGTSVMESVKAQPDLVLLDIMMEGHSGVTVCKQLKRMGRTQNIPVLMMSARTNGEQLAREAGADGYLAKPFDMEVLQSSISDLLSVSVSA; from the coding sequence ATGGAAACACGTCACAAAACCATACTCGTAGCTGATGACGACACAGCTATTGTTGATTCAATTTCCAGCATATTAAATTATGCAGGTTACGAGGTTCTGTTTGTATATGACGGCACTTCGGTAATGGAATCTGTAAAAGCACAACCAGACCTGGTTTTACTGGATATAATGATGGAAGGCCACAGCGGCGTAACGGTTTGCAAGCAGCTAAAACGTATGGGGCGGACGCAAAATATTCCGGTATTAATGATGTCGGCCCGCACCAATGGCGAACAACTTGCACGTGAAGCCGGAGCTGACGGATACCTTGCTAAGCCATTTGATATGGAAGTGCTGCAATCCAGCATATCTGACTTGCTGAGTGTAAGTGTATCTGCTTAA
- a CDS encoding START domain-containing protein translates to MGIKLKALLFLSVLIINTAAFAQSDWKLKTEEEGIKVYMRSEPNSNFKAIKVNCEVDATLSQFVAIIMDIKNSVNWAYHTKSATVLKQVSPSELYYYSEVEVPWPAQNRDFISHITVKQNQQNHTVIIDAPCIPDYVPAKPNIVRVPRSAGKWIIEPVSDKRLKVEYTLSLDPGGNVPAWLINMFAAQGPMQMFKALKKELQKPAYQHQQLAYIIN, encoded by the coding sequence ATGGGTATCAAACTAAAAGCTTTACTATTTTTATCGGTTTTAATTATAAACACTGCAGCATTTGCACAAAGCGATTGGAAACTTAAAACTGAAGAGGAAGGGATTAAAGTTTACATGCGCTCGGAGCCTAACTCTAACTTCAAGGCTATAAAGGTTAATTGCGAGGTGGATGCTACGCTATCGCAGTTTGTAGCTATTATAATGGATATCAAAAACAGCGTTAACTGGGCTTATCATACCAAATCGGCTACTGTACTTAAACAGGTATCGCCGTCTGAATTATATTATTATTCTGAGGTTGAAGTGCCTTGGCCAGCGCAAAACCGCGATTTTATCTCGCACATTACAGTAAAGCAAAACCAACAAAACCATACGGTTATTATTGACGCCCCCTGTATTCCTGATTATGTACCTGCAAAACCAAATATAGTGCGCGTACCCAGGTCGGCTGGTAAATGGATTATTGAACCTGTTAGCGACAAACGCCTAAAAGTAGAGTATACCCTATCGCTTGATCCGGGTGGTAATGTACCGGCATGGCTAATCAATATGTTTGCCGCCCAGGGCCCTATGCAAATGTTTAAAGCGCTAAAAAAAGAGCTGCAAAAACCGGCGTATCAGCATCAGCAATTAGCATATATTATTAATTAG